A window of uncultured Draconibacterium sp. contains these coding sequences:
- a CDS encoding response regulator transcription factor, protein MLNKKINVLIGYDQQLIADGVAAILTLEKDLNVIACIKNDQSVLQSIQKYNPEIAILEIARWPRHYIDYIRKFSAILKNTKLLIISELLSHDALVEVMSMVNGYLIRTCRGEKIIEAIHALMKSDKYLCSQEIEEFVHNFPENKNHSLTRREKEILSIWLTSNENSEIADRLNISESTVRTHLKNIRQKSGSLNRIEMMVYACKNNVTDFEMEPVCNNCKFCCEKI, encoded by the coding sequence ATGCTAAACAAAAAAATCAATGTGCTCATCGGATACGACCAACAGCTAATTGCAGATGGTGTTGCAGCAATTCTGACTCTTGAGAAAGATTTGAATGTTATCGCGTGCATTAAAAATGACCAATCAGTTTTACAATCCATTCAAAAATACAATCCGGAAATAGCAATTCTCGAAATTGCCAGATGGCCCAGACATTACATTGATTACATTCGTAAATTTTCTGCGATCTTAAAAAATACGAAACTTTTAATCATCTCAGAATTACTCTCTCATGACGCCTTGGTGGAAGTGATGTCCATGGTTAATGGGTATCTGATAAGAACATGCAGAGGTGAAAAAATAATTGAAGCCATTCATGCTTTAATGAAGTCAGATAAATATTTGTGTTCGCAGGAGATAGAGGAATTTGTGCATAATTTTCCAGAGAACAAGAACCACTCACTGACAAGAAGGGAAAAAGAGATTCTATCCATATGGTTAACTTCGAATGAGAACAGTGAAATTGCAGACCGGTTAAATATCAGCGAGTCTACGGTGCGCACTCACTTGAAAAACATCAGGCAAAAATCAGGAAGTTTAAATCGAATTGAAATGATGGTTTATGCCTGTAAAAACAATGTCACGGATTTTGAAATGGAACCCGTTTGCAATAATTGTAAGTTTTGTTGCGAGAAAATTTAA
- a CDS encoding PqqD family protein codes for MKITDEIKISDNGFVFNSRTGDSFSLNPLGLQLLRDLEAGKDFDVIKAEMLERYDIDDLSLEKDFYEFFALLKHHQILTQEDPLNFQ; via the coding sequence ATGAAAATTACAGATGAAATTAAAATCAGCGATAATGGTTTTGTTTTTAATTCACGAACCGGCGACTCGTTTAGTTTAAATCCACTCGGACTTCAATTGTTAAGAGACCTGGAAGCAGGCAAAGATTTTGATGTTATAAAAGCAGAGATGCTTGAGCGTTATGACATTGACGATCTTTCGCTAGAAAAAGATTTTTACGAATTTTTTGCACTCTTAAAACACCATCAGATTTTAACGCAGGAAGATCCACTTAATTTCCAGTAA
- a CDS encoding ATP-grasp domain-containing protein: MNKQKITLAVTGLNNTDNPGPGVPVIRGIKESAEFDVRIIGLVYENLEPGIYMEDLCDRIFQVPYPSAGSNELIERIETINQQEKIDVLIPNLDAELFSFMKNEERLKNLGIHTFLPNLKQFQERDKDKLQEFGKKYDVKVPGSLNMGSTNQISDLEDKFDYPIMIKGQFYDAYVAKNKEQVKQAFHDISSKWGLPVIAQEFVKGTEVNVIALGDGLGNTIAAVPMRKQYITDKGKAWGGITLADDKMMELTRSIIQKTKWKGGMELELIKNSKGEYYLIEINPRIPAWVYLAVGAGQNIPEALVKLALGHEVKPMTEYKIGKMFVRYSYDVIVDLEKFAAISMNKEI; this comes from the coding sequence ATGAACAAACAAAAAATAACACTGGCAGTTACCGGTTTAAACAATACTGACAATCCGGGCCCCGGAGTTCCGGTTATTCGAGGAATTAAAGAATCGGCCGAATTCGATGTACGTATTATTGGCCTGGTATATGAAAACCTCGAGCCGGGAATTTATATGGAAGATTTATGCGACCGTATTTTTCAGGTTCCATATCCTTCCGCAGGTTCAAACGAATTAATCGAACGTATTGAAACAATTAATCAACAGGAAAAAATTGATGTATTAATTCCCAATCTCGATGCCGAACTATTTTCATTTATGAAAAATGAAGAAAGATTAAAAAATCTGGGAATACATACTTTTTTGCCCAACCTAAAACAGTTTCAGGAAAGAGATAAAGATAAACTTCAGGAGTTTGGTAAAAAGTACGATGTTAAAGTTCCGGGCAGCTTAAACATGGGAAGTACCAACCAGATTTCCGACCTGGAAGATAAATTCGATTACCCGATAATGATTAAAGGACAATTTTACGATGCTTATGTAGCTAAAAACAAAGAGCAGGTAAAACAAGCTTTTCACGATATTTCATCGAAATGGGGATTACCGGTAATTGCCCAGGAATTTGTAAAAGGAACCGAAGTAAATGTAATTGCACTGGGCGATGGCTTAGGCAATACAATTGCGGCTGTTCCCATGCGAAAACAATACATTACCGATAAAGGAAAAGCCTGGGGAGGAATTACACTTGCCGACGACAAAATGATGGAACTGACTCGTTCAATCATTCAAAAAACAAAATGGAAAGGCGGAATGGAGCTTGAGCTAATAAAAAACAGCAAAGGCGAATACTACCTGATTGAAATAAATCCGCGAATACCGGCCTGGGTTTACCTGGCTGTAGGAGCGGGTCAGAATATACCCGAAGCACTTGTAAAACTGGCTTTGGGACACGAGGTAAAACCAATGACAGAGTACAAAATTGGAAAAATGTTTGTGCGGTATTCGTACGATGTAATTGTTGACCTTGAAAAATTTGCGGCCATTTCAATGAATAAAGAAATATAA
- a CDS encoding alanine racemase → MTKLAYEKPVISKITAGVPNKFGLPTKQKIISEIDGIPVGKIMEEYGSPVFVLSEKTIRETYAEAKQAFETRYPKVQFAWSYKTNYLDAVCSVFHDEGAWAEVVSAFEFEKALTLGVNGSNILFNGPEKSADDLKLAINHNACIHIDHFDELYLLIKVTRELNKKARVAIRVNLDAGIYPIWDRFGFNYENGEAWNAINRIMLADTLDFIGLHTHIGTYIMSANAYAVAASKLANLYVATHRKFDHWLKYIDLGGGFASKNTLKGAYMPGVETCPSFDEYAEAISNALISSEIPHENLPVLFLETGRALIDDAGYLLTTVLANKRSTNGRRTMVIDAGVNLLFTTFWYNLGVYPTRELSSHVEESTIYGPLCMNIDVIRDAINFPQVKTGEQLVIERVGAYNMTQWMQFITYRPNVVLIDLDGKIHIVRKKESLESLQNFELNPKR, encoded by the coding sequence ATGACAAAATTAGCATACGAAAAACCGGTTATCAGTAAAATAACTGCCGGTGTTCCCAATAAATTTGGCTTACCCACCAAACAAAAAATCATTTCAGAAATTGATGGAATTCCTGTTGGAAAAATAATGGAAGAATATGGTTCTCCCGTATTTGTTCTGTCCGAAAAAACCATTCGCGAAACATACGCCGAGGCGAAACAGGCATTCGAAACGCGTTACCCAAAAGTACAATTTGCCTGGTCGTACAAAACCAATTACCTCGACGCAGTTTGTAGTGTTTTTCACGACGAAGGTGCATGGGCAGAAGTAGTTTCGGCATTTGAATTCGAAAAAGCACTAACGCTTGGAGTGAACGGTTCAAATATATTATTTAACGGCCCCGAAAAATCGGCCGACGATTTAAAGCTGGCCATCAATCACAACGCCTGCATACACATCGACCATTTCGACGAATTGTATTTATTAATAAAAGTTACCCGCGAACTCAATAAAAAAGCCAGGGTTGCCATCCGTGTTAATCTCGATGCAGGGATTTATCCAATTTGGGATCGCTTTGGATTTAACTACGAAAACGGCGAAGCCTGGAATGCAATAAATCGGATAATGCTGGCCGATACACTCGATTTTATTGGATTACATACACACATCGGTACGTATATTATGTCGGCAAATGCCTATGCGGTTGCAGCTTCGAAACTGGCCAACTTGTATGTTGCCACTCACCGTAAATTCGACCACTGGTTAAAATACATTGATTTAGGCGGCGGATTTGCCTCAAAGAATACATTAAAAGGAGCTTATATGCCCGGCGTTGAAACCTGTCCATCGTTTGATGAATATGCTGAAGCCATATCAAATGCTCTTATTTCTTCTGAGATTCCACATGAAAATCTACCCGTTCTGTTTTTAGAAACCGGACGTGCTTTGATCGACGACGCCGGTTATTTACTTACAACCGTGCTGGCCAACAAACGCTCAACCAACGGGCGCAGAACAATGGTAATTGATGCCGGAGTGAACCTGCTGTTTACAACTTTTTGGTACAACCTGGGTGTTTATCCCACGCGCGAACTTTCGTCGCACGTTGAAGAAAGCACAATTTATGGCCCGCTTTGTATGAACATCGATGTTATTCGCGATGCCATTAATTTTCCGCAGGTAAAAACCGGCGAACAGCTTGTAATAGAACGGGTAGGTGCATACAACATGACACAATGGATGCAATTTATCACTTACCGCCCCAATGTTGTACTGATTGATTTGGATGGTAAAATACATATCGTTCGTAAAAAAGAATCGCTGGAATCGTTACAGAATTTTGAACTGAACCCAAAAAGATAA
- a CDS encoding urea transporter, with product MSVPTIIKKEIVQSVLNSYSQIFFSSSKLLAFSLIIISFFDYGAGIGGLLAVIVANSLAWGLGYNKYLVGTGFYGYNALLVGLGIGLFYQPSIEVYVLIIIAAILTFFITIVFQGVLGKYGLPFLSIPFLFGIWIVALSGGELSALNMSERGIFTYNELYSIGGQNFVNFYDFLENNIRSSFIQIYFRSLGAIFFQTHLLAGIIIAVGLLFYSRITFVLSLLGFTTAYLFYNLVGIEFNSLGYTFIGFNYILTAIALGGYYLVPGRISFGWIIILLPAVVLITTSTQQIFLLLKVSAYSLPFNIVVLMFLYALKLREKRPRKLLETPVQLGKPEKNLYLYSGNLKRFPAAYPVSATLPFFGEWTVSQGHSGEHTHKGAWKHAWDFVVTDRNGKQFKGSGDYHEDYFCFGKAVVAPFDGTIIEAVNHIADNTIGDVNTKENWGNTVIIKHNDYLYAKLSHLKYHSLEVKVGDAVKKGQLLGRCGNTGRSPYPHLHFQFQVTPYIGSVTLDYPFGNFLLKEQNGFSLKNFEFPQKDDIVVNPTKNDSLAKALHFIPGQRLKVEVEVDSESKKWRKMAGEYSWLVQTDVYNTTFIQCEKEGAVAYLHNNNELHYFTNYVGKKYSALFWFYTVLFKVPLGFLPNSKISDSIPINMMFGGLLKVLQDFVAPLYLFLNIDYQLLLKDAGDILSSGDIEMNAEISKRIFGKTVNTYEVEIKITPENVIEISVIFNKAKIKIKCQNELD from the coding sequence ATGTCGGTACCCACTATAATTAAAAAAGAAATCGTGCAATCGGTTTTAAATTCGTATTCGCAGATCTTCTTTTCAAGCTCGAAACTGCTTGCTTTCTCTTTAATCATCATTAGTTTTTTTGATTATGGAGCAGGGATTGGTGGTTTGCTTGCTGTTATAGTGGCAAACTCGTTGGCGTGGGGATTGGGTTACAACAAATACCTTGTTGGCACGGGTTTTTATGGCTACAACGCTTTGCTTGTGGGTTTAGGAATTGGCTTGTTTTATCAGCCTTCCATCGAAGTTTATGTGCTGATTATTATTGCCGCCATTTTAACCTTTTTTATTACCATCGTATTTCAGGGGGTGCTCGGAAAATATGGACTGCCGTTTTTAAGTATTCCTTTTTTATTTGGAATATGGATTGTGGCACTCTCGGGAGGTGAACTTTCGGCATTAAACATGAGCGAACGTGGTATTTTTACTTACAACGAACTCTATTCAATCGGAGGTCAGAATTTCGTGAATTTTTACGATTTCCTTGAAAATAACATTCGGAGCTCGTTTATCCAGATCTATTTTCGTTCGCTGGGAGCCATCTTTTTCCAAACACATTTGCTGGCAGGAATTATAATTGCAGTTGGCTTACTTTTTTATTCGCGCATTACCTTTGTTTTGTCGCTTTTAGGGTTTACAACTGCCTATTTGTTTTACAACCTGGTTGGTATCGAGTTCAACTCGCTGGGCTATACTTTTATTGGTTTTAATTACATTTTAACCGCAATTGCATTGGGTGGTTATTACCTGGTGCCCGGCCGAATCAGTTTTGGCTGGATTATTATTCTGTTGCCTGCGGTTGTATTAATTACAACCAGTACCCAGCAGATATTTTTACTGTTAAAAGTTTCGGCTTATTCACTGCCTTTTAACATCGTTGTTCTCATGTTTTTATACGCACTCAAATTACGTGAAAAACGTCCGCGAAAACTTTTGGAAACACCGGTACAGTTAGGAAAACCCGAGAAAAATCTGTACCTATATTCAGGTAATTTAAAACGTTTTCCGGCGGCTTACCCGGTATCGGCCACTTTGCCTTTTTTTGGCGAATGGACTGTAAGTCAGGGACACAGTGGCGAACATACACACAAGGGTGCATGGAAACACGCCTGGGATTTTGTAGTAACCGATCGCAATGGAAAACAGTTTAAAGGTTCGGGCGATTATCACGAAGACTATTTTTGCTTTGGCAAAGCCGTGGTTGCACCATTCGACGGTACCATTATTGAAGCGGTAAACCACATTGCGGACAACACAATTGGCGATGTAAATACAAAAGAAAACTGGGGAAATACAGTAATTATTAAACACAACGATTACCTCTATGCAAAACTCAGCCATTTAAAATACCACTCGCTCGAAGTAAAAGTGGGAGATGCTGTAAAAAAAGGGCAGCTACTCGGAAGATGCGGAAACACCGGAAGATCTCCGTATCCGCATTTGCATTTTCAGTTTCAGGTAACTCCTTACATTGGTTCGGTAACACTCGATTATCCTTTTGGAAACTTTTTGCTAAAAGAACAGAACGGGTTTTCGCTTAAGAACTTTGAATTTCCTCAGAAAGACGATATTGTAGTAAATCCTACAAAAAATGATTCGCTTGCCAAAGCACTTCATTTTATTCCCGGACAACGGTTAAAAGTTGAAGTTGAAGTTGATTCGGAAAGTAAAAAATGGCGAAAAATGGCCGGTGAATATTCGTGGCTGGTGCAAACCGATGTGTACAATACAACCTTTATTCAATGCGAAAAAGAAGGTGCTGTTGCCTACCTGCACAACAACAACGAACTTCATTACTTTACCAATTATGTAGGGAAAAAATACTCTGCTCTTTTTTGGTTTTATACCGTACTTTTTAAAGTGCCTCTTGGATTTTTACCCAACAGTAAAATCAGCGATTCAATCCCGATTAACATGATGTTTGGCGGCCTCTTAAAAGTGCTGCAAGACTTTGTAGCCCCGCTGTACCTGTTTCTGAACATCGATTACCAGCTGCTGCTGAAAGATGCCGGCGACATTCTATCATCGGGAGACATTGAAATGAATGCGGAAATATCAAAACGAATATTTGGCAAGACAGTCAATACTTATGAAGTAGAAATAAAAATTACACCTGAAAATGTGATTGAAATTTCTGTGATTTTTAACAAAGCTAAGATTAAAATAAAATGTCAAAACGAATTGGACTAA